One window from the genome of Caloranaerobacter sp. TR13 encodes:
- a CDS encoding S-layer homology domain-containing protein, which produces MKKITIVLVLVLILHSLTVYAQINNAGFEGGIHKNEMDYKKTKQYKEVIFLTGKPILLEGKVAIKIKEKKLEYKYELSSKDGQATLKRDIKLERIIDDNSHPSQKIEVNNILDYKEEIIVKDNGNQTTYTLVDYQFHNSTIDDTQPIVDFYSGNWLGTKTYSINQNEGQVVVEITGNIYGYDHYWGATETQKIHKDINYSLNSGDTTLNWYGYADIDVSFNKTKSIEYFENAAYLSSFDGGYTLTEQEETIMEYKYDLPYLNQNNIVDGLRNVGNGVERFETLPTQKKMYIPKFEDIKGYWAEWDIKKLAGLQIIDTDGKYFGGNLPIERQEFAKWIVKAMKLVKDENKPKRSYVKPEVNPPVFSDVTREHPDYEYIKVIKEKGIMNGVGDNKFMPEGNLTRAQAVTIIIRALGVERLAPNSPFTTRFKDDNEIPEWAKKSVYVADQIGLVKGTPEGYFYPNDYMTRAEAAVFLSRFINYLQEDFKTYYRDMILGY; this is translated from the coding sequence ATGAAAAAAATAACAATTGTACTAGTATTAGTGCTAATACTTCATTCACTTACAGTTTATGCTCAAATAAACAATGCAGGGTTTGAAGGCGGTATTCATAAAAACGAAATGGACTATAAAAAAACTAAACAGTATAAAGAAGTAATTTTCTTAACTGGTAAACCTATTCTCTTAGAAGGAAAAGTTGCAATAAAAATCAAAGAAAAGAAATTAGAATACAAATACGAGCTATCGAGCAAAGATGGACAAGCTACTTTAAAAAGAGACATAAAACTAGAAAGGATAATAGACGATAACTCTCATCCGAGCCAAAAAATTGAAGTCAATAACATATTAGATTATAAAGAAGAAATTATAGTAAAAGATAATGGCAATCAGACAACTTACACGCTAGTAGATTATCAGTTTCATAACTCAACTATAGATGATACTCAACCTATCGTTGATTTTTACTCAGGCAACTGGTTGGGAACTAAGACATATTCAATCAACCAGAATGAAGGACAAGTTGTAGTAGAAATTACAGGAAATATATACGGTTATGATCATTACTGGGGAGCAACAGAAACTCAAAAAATACATAAAGACATAAATTATAGTTTAAATTCAGGAGATACTACTTTAAATTGGTATGGCTATGCGGATATAGATGTTTCATTTAATAAGACTAAAAGTATTGAGTATTTTGAGAATGCTGCGTATTTATCCAGTTTTGATGGTGGATATACTCTTACAGAGCAAGAAGAGACGATAATGGAGTATAAATACGATCTTCCATATTTAAATCAAAATAATATTGTAGATGGATTAAGAAATGTAGGTAACGGTGTAGAGAGATTTGAAACTCTTCCTACACAAAAGAAAATGTATATTCCTAAGTTTGAAGATATAAAAGGATACTGGGCAGAGTGGGATATTAAGAAATTAGCAGGTCTTCAGATAATTGATACGGATGGTAAATATTTTGGAGGAAATCTGCCAATAGAAAGGCAGGAATTTGCTAAGTGGATAGTTAAAGCAATGAAGCTAGTTAAAGATGAAAATAAACCTAAGAGGTCATATGTAAAACCAGAGGTTAATCCTCCAGTATTTAGTGATGTAACTAGAGAACATCCTGATTATGAATATATTAAAGTAATAAAAGAAAAAGGAATAATGAATGGAGTAGGAGATAATAAATTTATGCCAGAAGGCAATTTAACTAGAGCTCAGGCTGTAACCATAATAATTAGGGCTTTAGGGGTAGAAAGACTAGCACCTAACTCGCCATTTACAACAAGATTTAAAGATGATAATGAAATACCTGAATGGGCTAAAAAGTCAGTATATGTTGCTGATCAAATAGGACTTGTTAAAGGTACTCCTGAAGGATATTTTTATCCAAATGATTACATGACGCGAGCAGAAGCAGCTGTCTTCTTAAGTAGATTTATTAATTATTTACAAGAAGATTTTAAGACATATTATAGAGATATGATATTAGGATATTAA